One stretch of Fictibacillus sp. b24 DNA includes these proteins:
- a CDS encoding 3-oxoadipyl-CoA thiolase codes for MKEVVIVDAVRTPIGRYKGALKSVRPDDLGAVVISALVERNPGVPVKEIEEVIFGNANGAGEDNRNVARMSALLAGLPVEVGGTTINRLCGSGMDAVIYAARAILAGEGDIFIAGGTESMTRAPFVMGKPEVEYPRGDMKMFDTTIGWRFVNPLMHEKFGTDSMPETAENVAKKYEISREDQDKFAYDSQQKAKKAIEQNRFNEEIVPVRLVDRKGNETWITDDEHPRPETSLEKLGKLKPLFKDGSVTAGNASGVNDGASALLLMSREKAEELGLKPLARYVSSGVAGLEPSIMGVGPIEASRKALKRAGLSVGDLDLIELNEAFASQSLACINELELDRSKVNVNGGAIAFGHPLGASGARILTTLIHEMKKQGSRYGLATMCIGVGQGIASVVEAIHE; via the coding sequence ATGAAAGAAGTTGTTATCGTTGATGCTGTCCGAACACCGATTGGCCGCTATAAAGGTGCGTTAAAGTCAGTCAGACCTGATGACCTTGGAGCAGTCGTTATTTCTGCGCTTGTAGAAAGAAACCCGGGAGTACCTGTTAAAGAGATTGAAGAAGTTATATTCGGTAATGCAAACGGTGCTGGGGAAGATAATCGAAACGTAGCTAGAATGTCTGCACTACTCGCTGGGCTTCCAGTCGAAGTAGGTGGAACAACAATCAACCGTCTTTGCGGATCAGGTATGGACGCCGTTATTTATGCAGCACGTGCCATTTTAGCAGGTGAAGGGGACATATTCATCGCAGGTGGAACCGAAAGCATGACACGTGCACCGTTTGTCATGGGCAAACCAGAAGTGGAGTATCCGCGCGGCGATATGAAAATGTTTGATACAACGATCGGATGGCGCTTTGTAAATCCGCTTATGCATGAAAAATTCGGTACAGATTCTATGCCAGAAACAGCAGAAAACGTAGCGAAGAAGTATGAGATATCACGAGAAGACCAAGACAAATTTGCTTACGACTCTCAGCAGAAAGCTAAAAAAGCGATTGAACAAAACCGATTTAATGAAGAGATCGTTCCTGTAAGATTAGTAGATCGAAAAGGAAATGAAACATGGATTACAGATGATGAGCATCCGCGTCCGGAAACATCGCTTGAAAAACTAGGCAAGCTTAAACCGTTGTTTAAAGATGGCAGTGTAACAGCAGGAAATGCGTCTGGCGTGAACGATGGAGCTTCAGCACTGCTATTGATGAGCCGTGAAAAAGCAGAGGAATTAGGATTAAAGCCTTTGGCTCGCTATGTTTCGTCAGGAGTTGCAGGTCTTGAGCCGTCCATTATGGGTGTCGGTCCGATCGAAGCTTCACGAAAAGCGTTAAAGCGTGCGGGACTTTCAGTGGGTGACTTAGACTTAATCGAACTGAACGAAGCTTTTGCGTCACAATCGTTAGCATGTATCAATGAATTAGAATTGGATCGCAGTAAAGTTAACGTAAACGGCGGAGCGATCGCGTTTGGCCATCCACTTGGGGCAAGCGGTGCACGCATTTTAACAACGCTTATTCATGAGATGAAAAAGCAAGGTTCACGGTACGGACTTGCGACGATGTGCATTGGAGTAGGTCAGGGAATTGCTTCTGTTGTTGAAGCGATCCACGAATAG
- a CDS encoding EthD family reductase, whose protein sequence is MVKLIALYKTPENLEQFDEHYFGHHTEITKKIPGLRKMEVTKIVGSPMGKSDYHILCEMYYDDHDALKAAMKSDEGKASGKDLMSFAAELVTLMIGEEINE, encoded by the coding sequence ATGGTAAAACTAATCGCACTTTACAAAACACCTGAAAACTTAGAGCAGTTCGACGAGCACTATTTTGGACATCATACAGAAATTACGAAAAAAATCCCAGGACTTCGCAAAATGGAAGTTACAAAAATCGTTGGTTCACCAATGGGGAAAAGTGACTACCACATTCTTTGTGAAATGTACTATGACGATCATGATGCACTAAAAGCGGCGATGAAATCTGATGAAGGAAAAGCTTCTGGAAAAGACTTAATGAGCTTTGCGGCTGAACTCGTAACACTTATGATTGGTGAGGAAATCAATGAGTAA
- a CDS encoding enoyl-CoA hydratase-related protein — protein MFETISYETRGKTAWITLNRPDKLNAFTSLMHKEMVSAIKEANKDSNVRAVVITGAGRAFCSGQDLTGSVDGTDYGDVLRKGYNPMVQALVAMEKPVIAAVNGVAAGAGMSLALACDFRIASEKASFIEAFIHVGLVPDSGNLYFLPRLVGHAKAMELAVLGEKITAQEAKEFGLVTKTVSEEEFMLEVETFAEKLSNMPTKAIGLIKRYMNKSWESDLNEVLEYEAQAQKIAGESADHQEGLQSFLEKRKPAFTGK, from the coding sequence ATGTTTGAAACGATTAGCTACGAAACAAGAGGAAAGACGGCTTGGATCACACTGAACCGTCCGGATAAGCTGAATGCTTTTACATCACTTATGCATAAAGAAATGGTTTCAGCGATAAAAGAAGCGAACAAAGACAGCAATGTAAGAGCGGTTGTAATTACAGGTGCAGGGCGTGCGTTCTGTTCAGGTCAAGACTTAACAGGCTCTGTAGATGGCACGGATTATGGTGATGTTCTTCGTAAAGGATATAACCCGATGGTGCAAGCGCTGGTCGCAATGGAGAAGCCAGTTATTGCAGCGGTTAACGGGGTAGCAGCAGGTGCAGGAATGAGTCTTGCTTTAGCTTGTGACTTCCGTATTGCAAGCGAGAAAGCGAGTTTTATAGAAGCATTCATTCATGTTGGCTTAGTGCCAGACTCAGGAAACCTCTACTTCTTGCCGCGTTTGGTCGGACACGCAAAAGCGATGGAGCTTGCGGTATTAGGTGAAAAAATCACAGCTCAAGAAGCAAAAGAGTTCGGCCTTGTAACGAAAACGGTAAGTGAAGAAGAGTTCATGCTTGAAGTGGAAACGTTCGCTGAAAAACTATCCAATATGCCTACTAAAGCAATTGGACTGATCAAACGCTATATGAACAAAAGCTGGGAAAGCGATCTGAACGAAGTGCTTGAATATGAAGCACAAGCTCAAAAGATTGCCGGAGAGTCAGCTGATCATCAAGAAGGTTTACAGTCATTTTTAGAGAAGAGAAAACCCGCATTCACAGGTAAATAG
- a CDS encoding NAD(P)H-dependent flavin oxidoreductase: MNLICEKLNIKYPIIQGGMGNVSNAELASAISNAGGLGTIGAGTMSPEEVENLIIATKGMTDKPFAVNVPLTVASNVKEILSLLIKHKVEVVSLSAGNPAPYIAKLKEHGIKIICVVASVYHAQKAEAAGADILVAEGYEAAGLNSPYETTTMVLLPQVSRSVAIPVIAAGGIADGSGLAAAFALGAQGVQMGTRFIATKEAPFHDIYKTSLVEADDKKTLIVGRSTGKIRRIYDTPYAQKLIQLEKNGVTPEEFLTHTSEEHHILGAVKGDLENGFINSGQIAGAIKDVPSVKELLETMMKEAQETVSLLNKRLI, translated from the coding sequence TTGAATCTCATCTGCGAAAAATTAAACATTAAGTACCCTATCATTCAAGGTGGTATGGGGAATGTTAGCAATGCAGAGCTAGCTTCTGCTATCTCAAATGCAGGTGGATTGGGCACAATTGGGGCTGGCACGATGTCACCTGAAGAGGTAGAGAATCTGATAATTGCAACAAAGGGGATGACAGACAAGCCATTTGCTGTTAATGTACCTTTAACCGTTGCATCGAATGTAAAAGAAATCTTAAGTCTTCTGATCAAGCATAAAGTCGAAGTTGTTTCTCTTTCGGCGGGTAATCCGGCACCTTACATAGCAAAATTGAAGGAACATGGAATCAAGATTATTTGCGTTGTTGCCTCTGTCTATCATGCGCAAAAAGCAGAGGCAGCAGGAGCGGATATCCTTGTAGCTGAAGGCTATGAAGCAGCAGGTCTAAACTCTCCTTACGAGACGACAACAATGGTGCTTCTGCCTCAAGTTTCCCGAAGTGTGGCCATACCGGTCATTGCTGCTGGAGGAATTGCAGACGGAAGCGGTTTGGCTGCAGCCTTCGCGTTAGGAGCACAAGGCGTGCAGATGGGAACCCGTTTTATCGCCACAAAAGAAGCACCTTTTCACGATATCTACAAAACGTCATTAGTTGAGGCAGATGATAAAAAAACGTTAATCGTCGGCCGCTCGACTGGCAAGATCAGAAGAATTTACGATACACCTTATGCTCAAAAGCTGATTCAGCTTGAAAAAAATGGCGTCACACCTGAAGAATTTTTAACACACACCTCAGAAGAACATCATATTTTAGGAGCTGTAAAAGGGGACTTAGAGAACGGTTTTATTAATAGCGGACAGATCGCAGGGGCAATTAAAGATGTACCAAGTGTGAAAGAACTGCTTGAAACCATGATGAAAGAAGCGCAAGAAACAGTTAGTTTGTTAAACAAACGTTTAATATGA
- a CDS encoding gamma carbonic anhydrase family protein, with the protein MKYTFNGKTPNVDESAFIAPGAHVVGDVTIGEGASIWFNSVLRGDEGPISIGKKTNVQDNCTLHLYEGYPLVLEDEVSIGHNVILHGCTVKKGALVGMGSTILDGVEIGEQAFIGANTLIPPGKKIPPRVMVMGSPGKVIRELNDEDLKLIQLTIDTYYEKGQQFATELKK; encoded by the coding sequence ATGAAATACACATTTAATGGTAAAACGCCAAATGTTGATGAAAGCGCTTTTATTGCTCCTGGTGCACACGTTGTCGGTGATGTAACAATTGGCGAAGGAGCAAGCATCTGGTTTAACTCTGTTCTTCGCGGTGATGAAGGACCGATCTCCATCGGTAAAAAAACAAACGTTCAAGACAACTGCACCCTTCACTTGTATGAAGGCTACCCGCTTGTCTTAGAAGATGAAGTGTCGATCGGACACAACGTGATCCTGCACGGCTGTACTGTAAAAAAAGGTGCTCTCGTTGGCATGGGTTCTACCATTCTTGATGGTGTAGAAATCGGTGAACAAGCCTTTATCGGTGCAAATACTCTCATTCCACCAGGTAAAAAAATCCCACCAAGAGTAATGGTTATGGGCTCCCCCGGTAAAGTTATCCGTGAACTGAACGACGAAGACCTGAAACTGATCCAACTTACGATCGACACGTATTACGAAAAAGGACAGCAGTTTGCCACTGAATTAAAAAAATAA
- the paaB gene encoding 1,2-phenylacetyl-CoA epoxidase subunit PaaB — MNEPKNEFYNVYEVFSKKTDKSPFQHSFSLLAPNADMALIMAKENFFRRETVADIWVVKRENIRGLNQDEREMLKRLDKEYRETKGYGYLKKKWRDYNQEQFTEQHILGGRGDNS; from the coding sequence GTGAACGAACCGAAAAATGAGTTTTACAACGTTTATGAAGTTTTTAGCAAAAAAACAGATAAATCTCCGTTTCAGCATAGCTTCAGCCTTTTAGCACCGAACGCAGACATGGCGCTCATCATGGCGAAGGAAAACTTTTTCAGAAGAGAAACGGTTGCAGACATTTGGGTTGTAAAAAGAGAGAACATCAGAGGACTTAATCAGGATGAGAGAGAGATGCTCAAAAGGCTGGATAAGGAGTATAGAGAAACAAAAGGGTACGGTTATTTAAAGAAAAAATGGCGTGACTACAACCAGGAGCAGTTTACCGAACAGCACATCCTTGGCGGAAGGGGAGACAATTCATGA
- the paaC gene encoding 1,2-phenylacetyl-CoA epoxidase subunit PaaC produces the protein MTQETLKPQERKALIELLYQLADDDFLLSFRGSEWLGLAPHIEEDVAFSSISQDMMGHANLYFRLLEDLGEGDADRIAHLRSPDQYRNAIILEEVNGPGTYLKEPDYDWAFTVVRNYFYAVHKHIRLDSLRHSAYEPLAEAARKIMTEQYYHLMHWEIWFKQLMTSTEEAIERMTAAIQKVWKDFGGVLTLGPYYEDIVKANFIDDESVMKKRWNNKIEAVLKEVGAHYPGEPRMERGNGRNGVHTDDLKQATSTLSEVYATNPATGW, from the coding sequence ATGACACAGGAAACGTTAAAACCACAAGAGAGAAAAGCTTTGATTGAGCTTCTATATCAGCTGGCAGACGATGATTTTCTTCTTTCGTTCCGCGGATCTGAATGGCTTGGTCTTGCTCCCCACATTGAAGAGGATGTTGCGTTCTCATCTATCTCTCAGGACATGATGGGGCACGCAAACCTTTACTTTCGTTTGTTAGAAGACCTTGGTGAAGGGGATGCAGACAGAATTGCTCACCTCCGATCACCTGATCAGTACCGAAACGCCATCATCCTAGAAGAAGTGAACGGACCTGGCACATATTTAAAAGAACCGGATTACGACTGGGCGTTTACCGTTGTGCGCAACTACTTTTACGCGGTGCACAAGCACATTCGTTTAGATTCGCTTCGCCACTCGGCATACGAGCCTTTGGCAGAAGCAGCTCGCAAAATCATGACAGAACAATACTATCACTTGATGCATTGGGAAATCTGGTTCAAGCAGCTGATGACGAGTACGGAGGAAGCGATCGAGCGAATGACAGCGGCGATTCAGAAGGTTTGGAAAGACTTTGGCGGTGTGCTTACACTCGGACCATATTACGAAGATATCGTGAAAGCGAACTTTATTGATGACGAAAGCGTAATGAAAAAGAGATGGAACAACAAGATTGAAGCTGTTCTTAAAGAAGTTGGAGCCCATTACCCTGGTGAGCCGCGTATGGAAAGAGGAAATGGCCGGAACGGTGTACACACTGATGACTTAAAGCAAGCGACTTCAACACTTTCAGAAGTGTATGCAACGAACCCTGCAACTGGCTGGTAA
- a CDS encoding enoyl-CoA hydratase/isomerase family protein has product MSNYETILTSVEDGIALIQLNRPRVLNAINRPMVTELLDAFESFDRNDEVKAIVLTGSERAFAAGADIDEMKEDTAVSLELLNQFKEWDRLATIKKPIIGAVNGYCFGGGFELALCADILFAAENAQFGFPEIKLGVMPGAGGTVKLTKLMGQKKALEWLWLGDPMTADEALQYGVINRVIAPELVVDVAKKYAKVVASRAPLSTRLIKETVYKSIDYSTYEGMQFERKNFYLLFSSQDQKEGMKAFVEKRPAEFKGK; this is encoded by the coding sequence ATGAGTAATTACGAAACAATCTTAACCTCTGTTGAAGATGGGATTGCCTTGATTCAATTAAACAGGCCGCGTGTATTAAACGCGATCAACCGGCCAATGGTTACGGAACTATTAGATGCTTTTGAAAGTTTTGACCGTAATGATGAGGTAAAAGCAATTGTTTTGACTGGCAGCGAGCGTGCTTTTGCAGCAGGTGCCGACATTGATGAAATGAAAGAAGATACAGCCGTTTCTCTTGAACTATTAAATCAGTTTAAAGAATGGGACCGCTTAGCAACAATTAAAAAACCAATTATCGGTGCGGTGAACGGTTACTGCTTTGGCGGAGGCTTTGAACTGGCGTTATGTGCTGATATTCTATTTGCAGCAGAAAACGCACAGTTTGGATTTCCTGAAATCAAGCTTGGCGTCATGCCAGGTGCAGGCGGAACGGTAAAACTTACAAAGCTGATGGGACAGAAGAAGGCGCTCGAATGGCTATGGCTCGGTGACCCGATGACAGCAGATGAAGCTCTTCAATACGGGGTCATCAATCGTGTAATCGCACCAGAACTTGTAGTGGACGTGGCGAAGAAATATGCCAAAGTCGTCGCTTCAAGAGCGCCTTTATCGACTCGCTTAATTAAAGAGACTGTCTATAAATCAATCGACTATTCAACATATGAAGGCATGCAGTTTGAACGTAAAAACTTTTATCTATTATTCTCGTCACAGGACCAAAAAGAAGGCATGAAAGCTTTTGTTGAAAAACGTCCAGCCGAGTTTAAAGGGAAGTAG
- a CDS encoding aldehyde dehydrogenase family protein gives MVIGGQSVGGSEGEYFVTYNPATGEPLAKVAKATKADVDRAVEAARTAFETGKWKRSPVNKRSRTMNKIASIMRSRFNELVELEILNSGKSLSAAQGQVMQAIEDFEFYAGAIVSHRGAVNPMPGPFMNYTLKEPLGVCAQIIPWNYPMMMAAWKIAPAIATGCSVILKPASLTPLTAIVMTEICHEAGVPEGVVNIITGDGATVGSYLAEHEGVDKVAFTGETGTGKDIMAKASQTLKRVTLELGGKSPNLVFADTDIDAAVDGSLFGIFYNTGQSCEARSRLYIEESVYDAFMEKFVEKAKKLVLGNPLDQGTHVGAIISERQLEVIDGYVKSAEEEGATIALGGGRAKVDGFENGHWYLPTIITDVNEDMKVVKEEIFGPVVVVSTFKDEKEAVKLANNTDFGLAAAIWTKDHAKATRVAGMIQAGTIMINSPFSAFPGTPFGGYKQSGFGRELCIETLDLYTETKSVVSYTGSRPLNPFNL, from the coding sequence ATGGTTATTGGCGGACAAAGCGTTGGTGGATCTGAAGGAGAGTACTTTGTTACATATAACCCAGCAACCGGAGAACCGTTAGCAAAGGTCGCAAAAGCAACGAAAGCGGATGTTGATCGTGCTGTTGAGGCGGCAAGAACTGCATTTGAAACAGGAAAATGGAAGCGCTCTCCTGTAAATAAGCGTTCTCGTACGATGAACAAGATTGCTAGCATCATGCGTTCTCGTTTCAACGAGCTAGTAGAGCTTGAGATTCTAAACAGCGGAAAATCACTAAGCGCGGCACAAGGTCAAGTCATGCAAGCGATCGAAGACTTTGAGTTCTATGCAGGTGCGATCGTCAGCCACCGCGGTGCTGTAAACCCGATGCCAGGACCGTTCATGAACTATACGTTAAAAGAACCTCTAGGGGTTTGCGCGCAGATCATCCCGTGGAACTATCCGATGATGATGGCTGCTTGGAAGATCGCACCAGCAATCGCAACAGGTTGTTCCGTTATCTTGAAGCCTGCAAGCTTAACTCCACTTACGGCTATCGTTATGACGGAGATCTGCCACGAAGCTGGTGTTCCTGAAGGTGTTGTAAACATCATCACAGGTGATGGAGCTACAGTCGGTTCATACCTTGCTGAGCATGAAGGTGTCGATAAAGTAGCGTTCACTGGTGAAACAGGAACAGGTAAAGACATCATGGCAAAAGCATCTCAGACGTTAAAACGTGTAACGCTCGAGCTAGGTGGAAAATCTCCTAACTTAGTGTTTGCAGATACAGATATCGATGCTGCAGTTGATGGCTCATTATTCGGTATTTTCTATAACACAGGCCAATCTTGTGAAGCGCGTTCTCGCCTTTATATTGAAGAAAGTGTTTATGACGCCTTCATGGAAAAGTTCGTTGAAAAAGCGAAGAAACTTGTACTTGGTAATCCGCTTGATCAAGGTACACATGTTGGGGCAATCATTTCTGAGCGTCAGCTTGAAGTAATCGACGGTTACGTAAAATCTGCTGAAGAAGAAGGCGCAACAATTGCTCTTGGCGGCGGACGTGCAAAAGTGGATGGTTTTGAAAACGGACACTGGTATTTGCCGACAATCATTACGGATGTAAACGAAGACATGAAAGTGGTTAAAGAGGAAATCTTCGGGCCGGTTGTTGTTGTATCGACGTTTAAGGACGAAAAAGAGGCTGTGAAACTAGCAAACAACACGGACTTCGGTTTAGCAGCAGCGATCTGGACAAAGGACCATGCGAAAGCAACACGTGTTGCAGGCATGATCCAAGCAGGAACAATCATGATCAACTCACCGTTCTCAGCATTCCCGGGAACGCCGTTCGGAGGCTATAAGCAGTCAGGTTTTGGTCGTGAGCTTTGTATTGAAACGCTTGATCTCTATACAGAAACAAAGAGTGTCGTTTCCTATACAGGGTCTCGTCCGTTGAATCCTTTTAATTTGTAA
- the paaD gene encoding 1,2-phenylacetyl-CoA epoxidase subunit PaaD, with the protein MSELKSSMTKSVMDALGKVKDPEIASVSILDLGMVHEVDVTGGAVKVSVLPTFSGCPALHIIERDIKKAIEEVEGITSAEVNFVFTPSWTTDRITAEGRERLKEFGISPPPANHVMGEPWEIDCPYCGSTYVTMENIFGPTACRSILYCKSCKNPFEAMKPVADMG; encoded by the coding sequence GTGTCCGAATTGAAGAGCAGCATGACCAAAAGTGTGATGGACGCGCTTGGGAAAGTAAAAGATCCTGAAATCGCCTCTGTCAGTATATTAGATCTTGGCATGGTGCACGAAGTTGACGTAACAGGCGGAGCAGTGAAAGTGTCTGTATTGCCTACGTTCTCTGGATGCCCGGCACTGCACATCATCGAGCGAGATATAAAAAAAGCAATTGAAGAAGTAGAAGGAATTACTTCAGCAGAAGTGAATTTTGTATTTACACCATCGTGGACAACAGACCGTATCACAGCCGAGGGGCGTGAGAGATTAAAAGAGTTCGGCATCTCACCTCCACCGGCAAACCATGTGATGGGTGAGCCATGGGAAATTGATTGCCCGTATTGCGGATCCACATATGTAACGATGGAAAACATCTTTGGTCCAACAGCCTGCAGAAGTATTCTGTATTGCAAGTCTTGCAAGAACCCGTTTGAAGCAATGAAACCTGTTGCTGATATGGGATAG
- a CDS encoding enoyl-CoA hydratase-related protein, producing MSAILYEVKDFVAYVTLNRPEVLNCFNYATLKELEEVVEDIHHNNDVRVVIFTGAGEKAFSAGADLKERRTLTESEVRRNVRKIRDVFSAVEALPQPTICAINGHAFGGGFELALACDLRVSVREASMGLTELSWAIIPGAGGTQRLPRLIGQAKAMELILTAKKMMAEEAFSYGILNQVTSREELMAVCENYAGLIMKNGPVAVQQAKYAIKHGTEVDLQTGLAIEAKAYEVTIPTKDRMEALVAFGEKRPPVFKGE from the coding sequence GTGAGTGCTATTTTATACGAGGTTAAAGATTTCGTTGCTTATGTGACATTGAATCGTCCAGAAGTATTAAACTGCTTTAACTATGCAACGCTAAAAGAGCTAGAAGAAGTGGTAGAAGACATTCATCATAACAACGATGTTCGTGTCGTTATATTTACTGGAGCAGGGGAAAAAGCTTTCAGTGCAGGAGCTGATTTAAAAGAAAGAAGAACGCTCACCGAATCAGAAGTTCGCCGTAATGTACGTAAAATCCGCGATGTGTTTTCAGCTGTAGAAGCATTGCCTCAGCCTACGATCTGTGCGATCAATGGTCATGCTTTCGGCGGAGGATTCGAACTAGCTCTTGCATGTGATCTTCGCGTTTCTGTAAGAGAAGCGTCTATGGGTCTAACAGAACTGAGCTGGGCAATCATTCCTGGTGCTGGCGGAACACAGCGTCTGCCAAGACTGATCGGTCAGGCAAAAGCGATGGAGCTCATTCTTACAGCAAAAAAGATGATGGCAGAAGAAGCTTTTTCTTACGGCATTTTAAACCAAGTTACATCAAGAGAAGAGCTGATGGCGGTCTGTGAAAACTATGCAGGATTAATAATGAAGAACGGACCTGTCGCTGTTCAGCAAGCGAAATATGCGATTAAACACGGAACGGAAGTAGATCTTCAAACAGGACTTGCGATTGAAGCAAAAGCGTATGAAGTGACAATTCCAACAAAAGACCGAATGGAAGCGCTAGTCGCTTTCGGTGAAAAAAGACCACCTGTATTTAAGGGAGAGTAA
- the paaX gene encoding phenylacetic acid degradation operon negative regulatory protein PaaX gives MQNSLNTRSMIFTLYGDYIRHYGSEIWIGSLIRLLEEFGHNEQAVRAAISRMNKQGWIAARKQGNKSYYYLTDRGKKRMDEAAKRIFNVQQEPWNGEWMMFTYTIPEEKRNIRDELRKELVWSGFGLLANSFWISPHPSSEQIQAMIDKYDIKDYVHSFTAVYNGPNENEKLVSECWDLHDINQKYNEFIVTYSKKYVIDKNKIEKGEMTDGECFVERTKLVHEYRKFLFIDPGLPQELLHADWLGDHAASLFSDYYRALAGPASRFFESIYSDGNAFKKNTKHDVLNHPLIQEK, from the coding sequence ATGCAGAATAGTTTAAACACACGCTCTATGATCTTTACGCTTTACGGAGATTATATCCGGCATTATGGGAGTGAAATATGGATTGGCAGCCTGATTCGTTTGTTGGAAGAGTTTGGACACAACGAACAAGCGGTTAGAGCGGCTATCTCGAGAATGAACAAACAAGGCTGGATTGCAGCGAGAAAACAAGGAAACAAGAGTTATTATTATTTAACGGACCGTGGTAAAAAGAGAATGGATGAAGCTGCAAAAAGGATTTTTAACGTGCAGCAGGAACCGTGGAATGGCGAATGGATGATGTTCACGTATACGATTCCAGAAGAGAAAAGAAACATTCGGGATGAACTTCGAAAAGAGCTTGTCTGGAGCGGCTTCGGTCTGCTTGCGAACAGTTTCTGGATCTCACCGCACCCATCCTCTGAACAGATTCAAGCCATGATTGATAAATATGATATTAAAGACTACGTTCATTCATTTACAGCGGTCTACAACGGACCGAATGAGAATGAAAAGCTTGTTTCAGAGTGCTGGGATCTTCATGATATCAACCAAAAGTACAATGAATTTATTGTCACGTATTCAAAAAAATATGTGATCGATAAAAATAAGATCGAAAAAGGTGAAATGACAGACGGCGAGTGTTTTGTAGAGCGTACAAAGCTCGTTCATGAGTACCGTAAGTTTCTGTTCATCGATCCAGGTCTGCCACAAGAACTTCTGCATGCAGATTGGCTTGGCGACCACGCTGCTTCGCTCTTCAGTGATTATTACCGTGCACTCGCAGGACCAGCAAGCCGTTTCTTTGAAAGCATCTATTCAGATGGGAATGCGTTTAAAAAGAATACAAAACATGATGTGCTGAATCACCCGCTCATTCAGGAAAAGTAA
- a CDS encoding 3-hydroxyacyl-CoA dehydrogenase, producing MLQNAVVIGSGVMGRGIAYVSAVGGFDVQLVDVKEDQLENAKKEIDSIFSKAVSRGKLSQSDAERAQERLSYTANLSAAVSGADLVIEAVPENIEIKRAVFEELDRSAPEHCVLATNTSTMSPTEIGSFTKRPEKVIAMHFFNPVHRMPLVEIVRGHETNDETVELGKEAAVKMGKETVTVNEFPGFVTSRISAMIGNEAFYMLQEGVGTPEDIDKAIKLGLNFPMGPFELGDLVGLDTRLNNLNYLHKTLGEKYRPAPLLVKYVKAGRLGRKSGKGVYDYTGEGSGVKK from the coding sequence ATGTTGCAAAATGCAGTAGTCATTGGATCTGGTGTGATGGGAAGAGGGATCGCCTATGTGAGCGCAGTTGGCGGTTTCGACGTTCAGCTTGTTGACGTAAAAGAAGACCAGCTGGAAAATGCAAAGAAAGAAATTGATTCTATTTTTTCAAAAGCGGTATCTCGCGGGAAGCTTTCGCAAAGCGATGCTGAACGAGCGCAAGAAAGACTATCATACACTGCGAATCTATCAGCAGCTGTAAGCGGTGCTGATTTAGTAATTGAGGCAGTTCCTGAAAACATAGAGATCAAGCGTGCTGTTTTTGAAGAATTAGACCGTTCTGCACCAGAGCATTGTGTGCTTGCTACAAACACGTCCACGATGAGTCCGACAGAGATCGGATCATTTACAAAGCGTCCTGAAAAAGTAATTGCGATGCACTTCTTCAACCCCGTACACAGAATGCCTCTTGTTGAGATCGTACGTGGGCATGAAACGAACGATGAAACGGTCGAGCTAGGGAAAGAAGCTGCTGTGAAGATGGGGAAAGAAACGGTGACCGTGAATGAATTCCCAGGATTCGTTACGAGCCGAATCTCGGCTATGATTGGTAATGAAGCATTCTACATGCTGCAAGAAGGTGTTGGCACGCCAGAAGACATCGACAAAGCGATTAAACTTGGTTTGAATTTTCCGATGGGACCATTTGAGCTTGGAGATTTAGTAGGGCTTGATACACGCTTAAACAACCTGAACTATCTTCATAAAACCCTAGGTGAAAAATACCGCCCGGCACCGCTTTTAGTGAAGTACGTAAAAGCAGGAAGACTTGGCCGCAAATCCGGTAAAGGGGTTTATGATTACACAGGGGAAGGCAGCGGGGTGAAGAAGTAA